In Nocardia sp. NBC_00403, one DNA window encodes the following:
- a CDS encoding type VII secretion target, with protein MAAPSKDAISVAVAQVRSAATNWDEAAAALEEARKATEKAKFEKLEAGVFALAYDKYKDAPDFVRDRMVEGIAVFNEIAQTLRQVADTYEAEDERFEHEIRNLY; from the coding sequence ATGGCTGCACCGTCGAAGGATGCGATCTCAGTTGCGGTGGCGCAAGTGCGTAGCGCTGCAACCAACTGGGACGAAGCGGCGGCTGCCTTGGAAGAGGCACGAAAAGCAACCGAGAAAGCAAAATTCGAAAAGCTCGAGGCGGGTGTATTTGCGCTTGCTTACGACAAATACAAAGACGCTCCGGATTTTGTGCGCGATCGCATGGTGGAGGGCATAGCGGTATTCAATGAGATTGCTCAGACTCTTCGCCAAGTGGCGGACACCTATGAAGCCGAGGATGAGCGGTTTGAGCACGAGATCCGTAATCTCTACTGA
- a CDS encoding Rv2640c family ArsR-like transcriptional regulator codes for MPKALPVIDVTAPICCAPVAAGPVDDQAALEVALRLKALADPARVKLMSLLLAKGDQATGRLAEVVGLSESTVSHHLGQLRTAGLIESTRHGMSVQHRPLRNALSALCIVLDPNCCT; via the coding sequence ATGCCGAAAGCATTGCCTGTCATCGATGTGACCGCGCCCATCTGCTGCGCCCCGGTCGCGGCCGGGCCGGTCGACGACCAGGCCGCCCTCGAAGTAGCCCTGCGCCTCAAAGCCTTGGCCGACCCCGCGCGGGTCAAACTCATGTCACTGCTGTTGGCGAAAGGTGATCAAGCCACCGGGCGGCTCGCCGAGGTCGTTGGGCTGTCGGAATCAACTGTCAGCCATCACCTCGGCCAGCTCCGCACCGCCGGGCTGATCGAGTCGACCCGGCACGGCATGAGTGTCCAGCACCGGCCGCTGCGGAATGCGTTGTCCGCCTTGTGCATTGTGCTCGACCCGAACTGCTGCACCTGA
- a CDS encoding ArsI/CadI family heavy metal resistance metalloenzyme, whose protein sequence is MSRIQLALNVDDVDVAVKFYSTLFGVEPAKRKPGYANFAIAQPPLKLVLLENPGKGGSINHLGVEVESSEQVHAEIARLSEAGVFTEEEMATTCCFATQDKVWVTAPGGERWEVYTVLADSETFSTAPQTTANAANTEASESPCCGTAQEAAQEGACCGSQAKSAAVASGAGCCG, encoded by the coding sequence ATGTCTCGTATCCAGCTCGCCCTCAATGTCGACGATGTAGACGTGGCGGTGAAGTTCTACTCGACGCTGTTCGGCGTCGAACCCGCCAAGCGCAAGCCGGGCTACGCGAACTTCGCGATCGCGCAGCCGCCGCTGAAGCTGGTGCTCCTGGAGAACCCCGGTAAGGGCGGCAGCATCAACCACCTCGGCGTCGAAGTCGAGTCCAGCGAGCAGGTGCACGCCGAGATCGCCCGACTGTCGGAAGCGGGAGTGTTCACCGAGGAAGAGATGGCGACGACGTGTTGCTTCGCCACCCAGGACAAGGTGTGGGTCACCGCGCCCGGCGGCGAGCGATGGGAGGTCTACACAGTGCTCGCAGACAGCGAAACCTTCAGCACCGCACCGCAAACCACCGCAAACGCCGCGAATACAGAAGCCTCGGAAAGCCCGTGTTGCGGAACCGCGCAGGAAGCGGCCCAAGAGGGCGCGTGCTGCGGCAGCCAGGCCAAGAGCGCAGCCGTAGCCTCCGGAGCCGGCTGCTGCGGCTGA
- a CDS encoding CAP family protein has translation MAVLMAAALGGAGEATAGVDSTCGGASFAQDMLDAHNQYRAKHGSPKMVLDPAVSASAQKWADHLADTQIFEHSKGSGNGENLAAIWGDRHTGFSATKAWYDEIKDYNFDTPTGFSSQTGHFTQVVWKASTKLGVGVACNTGGEGGQYVVAQYNPAGNMMGNNNQYFRENVQRG, from the coding sequence GTGGCTGTGCTGATGGCTGCCGCCCTCGGCGGGGCGGGTGAGGCCACCGCCGGAGTGGACTCCACGTGTGGCGGGGCGTCGTTCGCCCAGGACATGCTCGACGCCCACAACCAGTACCGGGCAAAACACGGCTCGCCGAAAATGGTGCTCGATCCGGCGGTGTCAGCTTCGGCCCAGAAGTGGGCCGATCATCTGGCCGACACCCAGATTTTCGAGCACTCGAAGGGCTCGGGCAACGGCGAGAACCTCGCTGCTATATGGGGCGACCGGCACACCGGCTTCTCGGCGACGAAAGCGTGGTACGACGAGATCAAGGACTACAACTTCGACACACCGACGGGGTTCTCCAGCCAGACAGGGCATTTCACACAGGTGGTCTGGAAGGCCAGCACGAAGCTCGGGGTCGGGGTCGCCTGCAACACCGGCGGTGAAGGTGGGCAATACGTCGTCGCCCAGTACAACCCGGCCGGCAACATGATGGGCAACAACAATCAGTACTTCCGGGAGAACGTGCAGCGCGGGTAG